Sequence from the Miscanthus floridulus cultivar M001 chromosome 16, ASM1932011v1, whole genome shotgun sequence genome:
ATTGTGGGCGACGGACAACACCGGCGTAGGAGGGTGGAGAGGCAGGCAGAACTCTATCAGAAGCAGCTTTTGGATCTTGTTGCTGCTGGGGCGCAGGAATTTCAAAGGTGACACGCTTCCGAGCCGGTTGCAGCTGTGGTTTGGCCCGAGAAGCTCCAGAGAGGCCCGAGGAATCGGAAGGGTCTGGCGTGGCCGGCACAAACTCTACCTCGTCGAGGTAGGGAGGCTTCCCTTCaggaggtggcggtggtgaaTCGAAGAAAAATTGCCAATGCGGATCTGGAGAGGGAACCGGCGAACTGGAGCTTGCTGGATGGGAATTGGGGTCAATACGTGTTTGATGGCGCAGCAACTTGGGCAGCATCTCCGGTGGTGGAGGTGCTTGGGTGGTGCCCGGCCGGGCCAGCAGTGGCGGCGAATCCACCACCAGCACCTCGTCGGCGTCGTCTTCATCCGATTCCAGTTCCAGTGGGCGGCTGTGGATGGGGACCA
This genomic interval carries:
- the LOC136511132 gene encoding proline-rich receptor-like protein kinase PERK14, with translation MAPDPPLHHRPPPLPLQAPSPTLLRRSAASRADPLVPIHSRPLELESDEDDADEVLVVDSPPLLARPGTTQAPPPPEMLPKLLRHQTRIDPNSHPASSSSPVPSPDPHWQFFFDSPPPPPEGKPPYLDEVEFVPATPDPSDSSGLSGASRAKPQLQPARKRVTFEIPAPQQQQDPKAASDRVLPASPPSYAGVRKLHRT